The sequence ccaggttggtctcgaactcctggcctcaagcgatcctcctgcctcagcctctcaaagtgctgggattacaggtgtgagccaccatgcctggcctgagccCAGCTCTTCAATGCCCATTCATGTTAGTCCCCTGCCCACAATCCTGCCTTCtgacctcctcctgcctccctgatCCTGCCTGTGCCTGCCCAGGGGCTGCCCCTGGCCGAGTCGCTGAAGCGACTGATGTCCCTGTCTCCAGGACGGCCTCCTCTCCTACTTTGGGACGCCCACGTGGCAGACCGTGACCATCTTGGTGGCTGGAGTACTCACCGCCTCCCTCACCATCTGGAAGAAGATGGGCTGAGGCCCCCAGCTGCCTTGAACTGTGTTTCTCCTCCATAAATTATGGCATTTTTCTGGGAGGGGTGGGGATTGGGGGACATGggcatttttcttacttttgtaATTATTGGGGGGGTGGGGAAGAGTGGTCTTGAGGGGGTAATAAACCTCCTTCGGGACATACTTCGGCATCTGAGTCACTGGGCCTCTGCCCCGCTCCCTGGCACATCAGGAGAGCAGGCCCTGCCCGCCGCCCCATGCCAGGCCTGCCGTCTGCTCACCGAGAGATACCTGCTCGGGCCACTCAGGGACGTGGGGCTCTCTGCACTCCCTTGACATCTTTTTCTGGGGTGCCCATTGGGGTCTGCGGGTTAGGGATGAGTTGGTCCCGGGCCTACCCTGCAGGAGCCCACAGTCGTGAAGGGAAACGAAGGTGACTGGTGGCACATCTGTCGCAGCCCAGGACGATCTGTGCAGGACAGAGGCAGTGGCCTGTGAGGCCTGAGCAGGCGTGTGGGTAGGGGGAAGAACAGCACAGCTGGCTGCACAGCAAGCCTCCAGAGCCTGGGACCAGAGCCTGGAGTGTCACACATGGGACCTCAGGAGGCCATACCTTTATGGAGCTGGAgaatgggggtgggaggaggagggatggTAGGACCAGGGAAGCAGGAAGGGCTCTGGAGCCTGGGGTGACTGGAAGGTGGCAGGCTGAGGACACCAGGGCAAGAGAGCCCATGGGAGAGGCCTCCTGAGCTGGGCTGAGGACAgagaggctggagggcagggcagAGGCGGAGGAACCTGGTCTGGCCCCACGGCTGGGTGGGGCCCCCCTGGAGAGGAACTCCCGGAAGAAGGTGCCGAACTCAGAGGCCCAGTGACCTCAGACAAGGGCCGAGCGAAGACAAGGGGGTTAGAGGATGTGGGTTCTCAGTCAGAGTCTCCGGCGCCCCCTCTCTCTGGCTCTGTCATTCCCCTCTGGGTCTTTACCCCCTCCcatctctgggtctctgtccccacTTCTCTCTCTGGGTCTTTGCTTTCCAAGTCTCTGTTCCCACCCCACCTTTGGCCCTCTTTCTCTGGGCTCTTTCCACCCCCCATCCCCAGACCTCTGGcctcctctctctgggtctctagCCCCCCTCTGAATCTCTGGCCCCccatctctctctgtgtctctgtccccCCACCCTGAGTCTctgtccccctccctctctgggtctctgtccccctctcttgGGTCTCTTCTCCCCCGCCCTGTCTCTGTCCCCCCTCATCCCTGTCCCaccctctctctgggtctctgttttTCCACCTAGTCCCTGTCCCCTTCTCTCTGAGTCCCTGTTtcccctctctctgggtctctggcCCCACCTCTCTCTGGATCTCTGTCTGCCCCCCCTTCTCTCTGGATCTGTACCCCTGCTCTGGATTTCTACTCCCCCCGGGGTCCCTCTGGGCCTCTGTCCCCCCAACCCCCGGGTCTCTGTACCTCCCTGCCTCTGTTCCCCTCCCACCCCTGTCCTCCTCTCTCTGGGtttctgtccccctctctctcagggtctctgtctccctctttctgggtctctgtcccccccTCTCTCTGcgtctctgtccccctctctggatctctgtccccctctctctctgtccccctctctctcagGGTTTTGTCTGAGTCGCTTTTTCTCTgggcctctgtgtccccactccaCGTTCTCTATGGTCTTCAGATCCTGTCTCTCTCAGCCCCTCCTCTACCTCCACCTATGGGCCCCAAGGCCCCTCTCGGGACTAAAGGTCTCTGGGCTGAGGTATGACATTTGGTAAATGAGTAACTCAGGTCCCACAGTCAACCGGGTGCTTTGGGCGGCTGTCCCTCCTCCATGGACTCTTCCCAAAGACCCCAAGTCAGGGGAGAGAGGAAATAGGATCAATGAGTGTACACTGAGCCACCACCCAGAGTGAGGGGACAATATGGCCACAGGCAGGatcccaggaaaaaaagaaaaaaacatgggaACCAAAACGACACGGAGACAAAGCACACAGCCGGCTTCCAACAAGGGGGGACCTGGGGGGAAGGGGCCCGATTTGGGTCTGAGCCAGGTCTACTTCTGAGGGTCCCACCAAAAAAGTCGGGGAGTGCCAAGGGGATGAGGTCAGTGagtggccccacccacatccgtCCCCGCGGGGGGCCCCTTCCCGCGCTGAGCTCAGCATGACTCAGCAGTCGCTGCCTGCAACAAGGACCCCAGATACCGGCCTGGCGAGGCATCTGCAGATCCCCTCGGTCAGGGGCTGCCCTGCCTGGGCTGCTCGGAGCGGCTCCTCTGTAGGGCAGGGCCTGACCTCACACCCCACGCCCCAGTGGCTTCAGCTCCCTGCCCAGCGCACGGGCTACCTCCATCGGGGCACTTAAGCAGGGTCAAGGTTTGCGCCGACTCCGTCTCCCAGAAATCAACATGGACCAGGTCCGCTTAAAAAATACGCAttagagaggccgggcgcggtggctcaagcctgtaatcccagcactttgggaggccgagacgggcggatcacgaggtcaggagatcgagaccatcctggcaaacacggtgaaaccccgtctctactaaaatacaaaaaaaaattagccgggcgaggtggcgggcgcctgtactcccagctactcgggaggctgaggcaggagaatggcgtgaacctgggaggcggggcttgcagtgagctgagatccggccactggactccagcctgggcaacagagccagactctgtcacaaaaaaaaaaaaaaaaaatacgcatTAGTTGTAGACAGACGTCTCGTCCATAGGTCCCCAGACTGTGTGTCCACAACGcagggcttctctttgtgggccTGAAAGAGCACACGTCAGGCAAGACACGACGGCAACTGCGGAGACACTGTTTTCAGGGCCAAGGAGAATTCTCGGAGTCTGTGAGTTGCCTCCAAAACAGCCCCCAGGACACGCAGTCCCAGAGACACCGCAAAGCTCGAAACAGACATTTCATTCCTCCCCATTTCCACTCCCAGAAAACGACTGGGCCCTTGAAAGAGCTCCAAGGTATCCCCAAAGTCCCAGCCAGTCTTTGGAGGGTTTCCGAGGGCTGTCCAGGGTTCCAGAAGTCATCCTACCTCATACAATGCTCCTCCTGGGCTTCCCGCACTGGGGAACCCCACGGCTCCAGAACAACTGCCCTTTCCAACTTGCAGAGCACCTCAAGGACCTAAAGATCTCCCCGGGGGAGGGCTCCAAAATATAGAGTTTGCATCGTGAACTCCCACCTCTGTAAAGCCCAGGACTCCAGTCCTCGCacccctctgtctcccagagatCCCCAGGGGTCCAGAAATACCACCTCACTGCCTTCCAAGCTTCCCAAGGATCCGGAGACTCCTTATCTCGCAGCACAAACCTCAGGCAACTACAGGTCCTCCCTGCACCTCTGAGTTGCCCCTCCCCCCACTCAAGATTCCAGAAAAATCCATGCCCTCCAAAACCCCAGAATCTGACTTACTTTCCCGAGGCACCCCCAGGACCCCAGGGTCATCAGTTCACAGGACTCTTAATGCTCCCATAAAACTATAGTCTCCCAGAGgaaccccagcccccaccccccacccccccgcccacGAAACCCTCCATTCCTCGAATCGGCCCCAGGGCCCCAACCCCCGCAAGCCCCCATTTCACAACACACTCGCGCTGCAGGCGCGTGACTTCCCCCTGCTTTGGGGCGGGGGCTGAGACTCCTGTGTGCTCCGGATTGGTCAGGCACGGACTTCGGCCCCGCCTCCTGCCACCGCAGATTGGCCGATAGCCCGCTCCGAGCGCCCCGCCTCCGAGGGCCAGCGCACTATAAAAGAAGCCGCCCTAGCCACGTCCCCTGGCAGTTCGGCGGTCCCGCGGGTCTGTCTCTTGCTTCAACAGTGTTTGGACGGAACAGATCCGGGGACTCTTTCTTCCAGCCTCCGACCGCCCTCCGATTTCCTCTCCACTTGCAACCTCCGGGACCATCTTCTCGGCCATCTCCTGCTTCTGGGACCTGCCAGCACCGTTTTTGTGGTTAGCTCCGTCTTGCCGACCAACCATGAGCTCCCAGATTCGTCAGAATTATTCCACCGACGTGGAGGCAGCCGTCAACAGCCTGGTCAATATGTACCTGCAGGCCTCCTACACCTACCTCTCTCTGGTGAGTCCCCAGGACGCCCCTGGCCCTAATTTCCCCCAGCTGCGCACGTTCGGCCCTCAGCGCAGGCGCCGGCCTTCTTTGTCCGGTCGAGTAAACAGAGGGCAGAGTCCCCCTTGGCCTCGCCTCCCGCTAAGCGTTGTTCCCTCCATCTCTTTCCTTAGGGCTTCTATTTCGACCGCGATGATGTGGCTCTggaaggcgtgagccacttcttCCGCGAATTGGCCGAGGAGAAGCGCGAGGGCTACGAGCGTCTCCTGAAGATGCAAAACCAGCGTGGCGGCCGCGCTCTTTTTCAGGACGTCAAGGTAACTAGTGTGTGGGTAGGGTAACGGACTACATCTCCCAGCAGGCCGTGCGCGCGAGGAGCCTTGATTTGAGGGCTTAGATGTCGCGTGGGCTTCGGGGAGATTGAGTTCGGTCTTGTGAGCCCTTTTACGGCTGGAAATAGAGGCGCACGTCGTGCAGTGCCCCCAGGACGCGGCAGTCCACACTGCTGCGTAGACGTAAGGACGTGTAGCTGTAAGAGCTAGGACGGGGTGCGGAGAGTGATAAATACAAGCTGTCACATGTCTTTGTGGCCTGGGCCTCTGACCCCCACCAACTCTTGGGAAATGTAGGTTTAGTTCCATGTGCCGAGTGTGTGTATTCTGAAGCCGTTTCTCCCTTCTGTATAGAAGCCAGCTGAAGATGAGTGGGGTAAAACCCCGGATGCCATGAAAGCCGCCATGGCCCTGGAGAAAAAACTGAATCAGGCCCTTTTGGATCTTCATGCCCTGGGTTCTGCCCACACGGATCCCCATGTACGTACCCCCTGCATCCATGGCTACCCAACCATACCCCTCAAGCCTTTGCTCTCTTTGGGCAAATTCCCTTCAGAGCCTCATTTAACACCTGTCATATTTTAATCTGCAACTGGCagctctttctccctcttttccagGGATcgggtttccttttttttttttttgagacggagtctcactctgtcgcccaggctggagtgcagtggccggatctcgactcactgcaagctccgcctcccaggttcacgccattctcctgcctcagcctcccaagtagctgggactacaggcacccgccacctcgcccagctagttttttgtattttttttttttttaagtagagactgggtttcaccgtgttagccaggatggtctcgatctcctgacctcgtgatccgcccgtctcggcctcccaaagtgctgggattacaggcttgagccaccgcgcccggcagggaTCGGGTTTCtaatttctccctcttctctctcagcTCTGTGACTTCCTGGAGACTCACTTCCTAGATGAGGAAGTGAAGCTCATCAAAAAGATGGGTGACCACCTGACCAACCTCAACAGGCTGGCCGGCCCGGAGGCTGGGCTGGGCGAGTATCTCTTCGAAAGGCTCACTCTCAAGCACGACTAAGAGCTTTCTGAGCCCAGCGACTTCTGAAGGGCCCCTTGCAAAATAATAGGGCTTCTGCCTAAGCCTCTCCCTCCAGCCACTAGGCAGCTTTCTTAACGACCCTAACAAGCCTTGGACCAAATGGAAATAAAGCTTTTTGATGCAGTTGGTGGTTTTGTGTGTGGTATGGAAGAT comes from Macaca fascicularis isolate 582-1 chromosome 19, T2T-MFA8v1.1 and encodes:
- the FTL gene encoding ferritin light chain, with translation MSSQIRQNYSTDVEAAVNSLVNMYLQASYTYLSLGFYFDRDDVALEGVSHFFRELAEEKREGYERLLKMQNQRGGRALFQDVKKPAEDEWGKTPDAMKAAMALEKKLNQALLDLHALGSAHTDPHLCDFLETHFLDEEVKLIKKMGDHLTNLNRLAGPEAGLGEYLFERLTLKHD
- the BAX gene encoding apoptosis regulator BAX isoform X1, with product MKTGALLLQGFIQDRAGRMGGETPELALDPVPQDASTKRLSECLKRIGDELDSNMELQRMIAAVDTDSPREVFFRVAADMFSDGNFNWGRVVALFYFASKLVLKALCTKVPELIRTIMGWTLDFLRERLLGWIQDQGGWVPRLCVHNAGLLFVGLKEHTSGKTRRQLRRHCFQGQGEFSESVSCLQNSPQDTQSQRHRKARNRHFIPPHFHSQKTTGPLKELQGIPKVPASLWRVSEGCPGFQKSSYLIQCSSWASRTGEPHGSRTTALSNLQSTSRT